One window of Paludibacter propionicigenes WB4 genomic DNA carries:
- a CDS encoding carbohydrate-binding family 9-like protein, translating to MKSLVIRFTEALNDIDIESAGDILDTFGEASNIEILNWKAEYPYRPITLFNIARSSDSIFIKYSVRGSMLRAIYSNDQDPVNEDSCVEFFCQVPNSDKYMNFEFNCIGTCKASKRLARNSDVTPYSKEELSMIKRYPSLGRRAFKEMEGMFEWELTVKIPLRIMGIDPNNLPEKIRGNFYKCADGTDSPHYVTWNPVQTPKPDFHRPEFFGDLYF from the coding sequence ATGAAAAGCTTGGTTATTCGATTTACAGAAGCTTTGAATGATATAGATATCGAATCAGCGGGAGATATTCTTGATACATTTGGTGAAGCTTCTAACATAGAAATATTGAATTGGAAGGCTGAATATCCATACAGACCTATTACGTTATTTAATATTGCCAGATCTAGCGATAGTATTTTTATCAAATATTCGGTAAGGGGCAGTATGCTACGCGCCATATACTCCAACGATCAGGATCCTGTGAATGAGGATAGCTGTGTTGAGTTCTTTTGTCAGGTTCCGAATAGTGACAAATACATGAATTTTGAATTCAATTGTATCGGCACATGCAAAGCTTCCAAAAGGTTAGCAAGAAACTCGGATGTAACACCCTACAGCAAAGAAGAGCTATCAATGATAAAACGATATCCATCGTTAGGGCGGCGTGCTTTTAAAGAAATGGAAGGTATGTTTGAATGGGAACTGACGGTCAAAATTCCATTACGCATTATGGGTATCGACCCAAACAATTTGCCTGAAAAAATCAGAGGAAATTTCTATAAATGTGCTGATGGCACCGATTCTCCGCATTATGTAACATGGAATCCGGTACAAACTCCAAAGCCTGACTTTCATCGTCCGGAATTCTTCGGAGATCTTTATTTTTAG
- a CDS encoding YceI family protein, translating to MKKIGFSIVLMLFAVSAFSQTWVSDASHSRLGFNISHLMISHVTGNFKQFEAKASTSKADYSDLKVDLTAQIASVNTDQEQRDNHLKGEDFFDAQKYPTLTFKSTGLKKIKGNQYKLTGNLTMHGVTKSVVLDVVFEGKVTNPMNKKEIAVFTIKGVVKRSDFGIGNKYAAAVVGDEVTLDASVEFSPAN from the coding sequence ATGAAGAAAATTGGTTTTTCAATAGTACTTATGCTATTTGCTGTTTCAGCCTTCTCTCAAACATGGGTTTCTGACGCATCTCATTCCAGACTAGGGTTTAATATATCGCATCTTATGATTTCGCACGTTACAGGGAACTTTAAACAATTTGAAGCTAAAGCATCTACTTCAAAAGCAGACTACAGCGACCTTAAAGTTGACTTGACTGCCCAGATTGCCAGTGTTAACACCGATCAGGAACAACGAGACAACCACCTTAAAGGTGAAGACTTTTTTGATGCTCAGAAATATCCAACCCTGACATTCAAAAGCACTGGACTAAAAAAAATAAAAGGAAATCAGTATAAACTGACAGGAAATCTAACCATGCACGGAGTAACTAAAAGCGTTGTGCTTGATGTAGTATTCGAAGGAAAAGTTACGAATCCAATGAATAAAAAAGAAATTGCAGTTTTTACAATAAAAGGAGTTGTAAAACGGTCTGATTTCGGTATTGGTAACAAATATGCAGCTGCAGTGGTTGGCGACGAAGTTACCCTTGATGCAAGTGTAGAGTTTAGCCCCGCCAATTAA
- a CDS encoding aldose 1-epimerase codes for MKIEKISWQGIDAVLLETKVYEAIIVPSVGANLVKLYNKELDIDILRTPTAEEMETFLNRPQIFGVPLLFPPNRIEDGKYTYAGTEYQYPITIPAQNNYHHGIIKSQPFTITRTRISDDAAEVEASFFSNKVNNDIFLDFPHDFVCKMRFILTDNELTHIVTFCNNSAKSMPLGVGYHTPILLPFSKNTDKSDYKLRLSAGKRWELSERGLPTGNLLNLSDEESLLRTEGMAVTGKPIEIALTDEALIDNEKPYHGAILTNTKDNISVYYEVDSQFKHWTLWNNGGEVDWVCPEPQTWAINAPNLNLPKNITGFQTVESGKSWSGTTRFYVK; via the coding sequence ATGAAAATTGAAAAAATTTCGTGGCAGGGAATAGATGCCGTTTTACTGGAGACAAAGGTATATGAAGCCATAATTGTACCTTCGGTTGGAGCCAACTTAGTAAAACTATATAATAAAGAGTTGGATATAGATATACTACGTACACCAACCGCTGAAGAAATGGAAACATTCCTGAACAGACCACAAATTTTTGGAGTTCCTTTATTGTTTCCCCCAAATCGGATTGAAGATGGTAAATACACCTATGCAGGAACAGAATACCAATATCCTATTACCATACCTGCTCAAAATAACTATCACCACGGCATCATCAAATCTCAGCCGTTTACCATTACACGCACACGCATTTCGGACGATGCTGCAGAAGTTGAAGCGAGTTTCTTCTCAAATAAAGTTAACAATGATATTTTCCTTGATTTTCCGCATGACTTTGTGTGCAAAATGCGTTTTATACTCACAGACAATGAATTGACACACATAGTCACTTTCTGCAATAACAGTGCGAAGTCTATGCCGTTAGGTGTCGGTTACCATACTCCTATCCTACTCCCTTTTTCAAAAAACACTGATAAATCGGATTACAAACTTCGCCTTTCGGCAGGCAAACGCTGGGAATTATCTGAGAGAGGTCTGCCTACAGGCAATCTTTTAAATCTATCGGACGAAGAATCACTACTTCGGACAGAAGGCATGGCTGTTACCGGAAAACCTATCGAAATTGCTTTGACAGACGAAGCATTAATCGACAACGAAAAACCTTATCATGGAGCGATATTGACCAATACTAAAGATAATATAAGCGTTTATTATGAAGTTGATAGCCAATTTAAACATTGGACACTGTGGAATAATGGTGGTGAGGTAGACTGGGTTTGCCCTGAACCTCAGACATGGGCTATCAATGCTCCAAATCTGAACTTACCGAAAAACATCACCGGATTTCAGACCGTAGAATCTGGTAAAAGCTGGAGCGGCACTACCCGATTCTATGTGAAATGA
- a CDS encoding cold-shock protein, which yields MAKSQNAFIKQENEKKRLKKRKEKKERKEEQRLNPSEGGLDNMIAYVDEFGRLTDTPPDPTKKLKVDASTIEVGVPRREEEFVSPFRNGRVDFYDDSKGFGFIKETGTQEKFFVHVNSCLQAIKEGDLVDFELEQGKKGLNAVRVKKTV from the coding sequence ATGGCAAAATCCCAAAATGCATTTATTAAACAAGAAAACGAAAAGAAACGCTTAAAAAAGCGAAAAGAAAAAAAAGAGCGTAAAGAAGAGCAACGATTAAATCCTTCGGAAGGAGGACTTGATAATATGATTGCTTATGTCGACGAATTTGGCAGATTGACCGATACGCCACCGGATCCGACTAAAAAACTCAAGGTTGATGCTTCAACTATTGAGGTTGGTGTGCCCAGACGCGAAGAAGAGTTTGTTTCTCCGTTCAGAAATGGACGTGTAGATTTTTATGACGATTCTAAAGGCTTTGGATTTATAAAAGAAACCGGAACTCAGGAAAAATTCTTTGTTCACGTAAATAGCTGCTTACAAGCAATAAAAGAAGGTGATTTGGTTGATTTTGAGCTTGAACAAGGCAAAAAGGGATTGAATGCAGTCCGTGTAAAGAAAACAGTATAA
- a CDS encoding DEAD/DEAH box helicase has product MRNNIAQIDNTLKSMGIESLNAMQAATIAADEKDQDVILLSPTGSGKTLAYLIPLLLSLNPDIQKVQALVLVPTRELAQQIEQVWRSMSTGYKVNICFGGRPSNAEKRELAFPPAVLIGTPGRLQDHIERANFEIDAIRTLVLDEFDKSLEMGFTDQMEAIISRIPALNKRILTSATDAVAIPPFTGIQNPIRLDFSEKDRVLAGLKIFSIKGNNNDKMDLLYRLLCYLGNDSSLVFCNQRDTVEKVSAYLTNRKLKNEFFHGKLEQPERERALSKFRNGSCTTFISTDLASRGLDIPEIRNVIHFDVPVRNDEFIHRNGRTARMSTEGSAFVLLSATEDLPGFITPLPTPFALPLIASAPPKPEWATLYIGKGKKDKLSKMDVVGFMFKKGQLAKEELGMVEVKDYYSFVAIKIDKVNDVLRLAGNEKIKNMKTKIELAE; this is encoded by the coding sequence ATGAGAAATAATATTGCCCAAATTGATAATACCCTTAAAAGCATGGGTATTGAATCGCTCAATGCTATGCAGGCGGCTACTATAGCTGCTGATGAAAAGGATCAGGATGTTATACTGCTGTCACCAACAGGTTCTGGGAAAACGCTTGCATACCTCATACCTTTGCTGTTGAGTCTTAACCCGGATATACAAAAAGTTCAGGCTCTTGTTCTGGTACCAACGCGTGAGTTGGCTCAGCAAATTGAACAAGTTTGGCGAAGTATGAGCACAGGTTATAAAGTAAATATATGTTTTGGAGGACGTCCGTCGAATGCTGAGAAGCGGGAACTGGCATTTCCTCCTGCAGTGCTTATCGGAACACCCGGTAGGTTGCAGGATCATATTGAACGCGCTAATTTCGAAATTGATGCTATCCGGACGCTTGTGCTTGATGAATTTGATAAATCGCTCGAAATGGGATTCACAGACCAGATGGAAGCAATTATTAGCCGAATACCGGCACTAAACAAGCGGATACTCACTTCGGCAACAGATGCTGTTGCAATTCCACCTTTCACAGGTATTCAAAATCCTATTCGGCTCGATTTTTCAGAGAAAGACAGAGTTTTGGCTGGGTTGAAAATCTTTTCGATCAAAGGAAATAATAACGACAAAATGGATTTGCTTTACCGTTTGTTGTGTTACCTGGGAAATGACTCATCGTTGGTGTTTTGCAATCAGCGCGATACGGTAGAAAAAGTAAGTGCCTATTTGACAAACCGTAAACTGAAAAACGAATTCTTCCACGGAAAATTAGAGCAACCAGAACGCGAAAGGGCTCTTTCCAAGTTTCGTAACGGAAGTTGCACTACATTTATTTCAACTGATTTAGCTTCGAGAGGATTGGATATTCCTGAAATCAGAAATGTAATTCATTTCGATGTTCCGGTTCGCAATGATGAATTTATCCACCGTAACGGGCGCACGGCGCGCATGAGTACCGAAGGGTCTGCTTTTGTACTTTTATCTGCCACAGAAGATCTTCCGGGTTTTATTACGCCTTTACCAACACCTTTTGCATTGCCACTCATTGCTTCTGCGCCACCAAAACCCGAGTGGGCAACTCTATACATTGGAAAAGGAAAGAAAGACAAACTCAGCAAAATGGATGTCGTTGGGTTTATGTTTAAAAAGGGTCAGTTGGCAAAAGAAGAGTTAGGTATGGTGGAGGTTAAGGATTATTATTCGTTTGTCGCAATTAAAATCGACAAAGTCAATGATGTATTGAGATTGGCTGGCAATGAGAAAATCAAGAATATGAAAACCAAGATTGAGCTTGCAGAGTAG
- a CDS encoding DUF4290 domain-containing protein — protein MEYTTLQGKLIMPEYGRNIQQMVAHALTIEDREERTRCVKTIINIMGNLFPYLRDVNDFKHKLWDHVAIMSGFKLDIDFPYEILQEENLYTRPESIPYKNSRIRYQHYGRTLEEMIEKVAEYPDGEEKNELIRLIANQMKKCFLTWNKEVVDDRKIFDDLRELSKGKLDISEDFFKLVESRDVLFNKKISLKRKNNSSEQ, from the coding sequence ATGGAATATACAACCTTACAAGGTAAACTAATAATGCCCGAATATGGGCGCAACATACAACAAATGGTGGCTCATGCGCTCACCATTGAAGATCGCGAAGAACGTACCCGTTGCGTAAAAACAATTATCAACATCATGGGTAATCTGTTCCCTTACCTGCGCGATGTAAATGATTTTAAACACAAGCTGTGGGATCACGTGGCAATTATGTCCGGTTTTAAACTGGATATTGATTTTCCATACGAGATCCTCCAGGAAGAAAATTTATATACCCGCCCTGAATCCATTCCTTATAAAAATTCCCGCATTCGCTACCAACATTACGGACGTACGTTGGAAGAAATGATCGAAAAAGTTGCTGAATACCCTGATGGTGAAGAAAAAAACGAACTGATTCGATTGATTGCAAACCAGATGAAAAAGTGTTTTCTTACCTGGAATAAAGAAGTGGTTGACGATCGAAAGATATTTGATGACCTCCGGGAATTATCTAAAGGAAAGCTCGATATTTCAGAAGATTTTTTCAAGTTAGTTGAATCGAGAGATGTGTTATTCAACAAAAAAATAAGCCTAAAAAGAAAAAATAACTCCAGTGAACAGTGA
- the murA gene encoding UDP-N-acetylglucosamine 1-carboxyvinyltransferase: MSSFQIEGGRRLSGSITPQGAKNEALQVICAVLLTSESITISNIPDILDVNNLISLLGDMGVDIKRENANTYTFKADKVNLDYLQTEDFYSKSASLRGSVMIVGPLVARFGKAIIPKPGGDKIGRRRLDTHFIGIQKLGAEFHYDPSAKRYEIEAKKLTGCYMLLDEASVTGTANILMAAVMAEGITTIYNAACEPYLQQLCKMLNAMGAKISGVGSNLLTIEGVTKLNGCQHRILPDMIEVGSFIGMAAMTASEITIKDVAYNELGIIPDSFRRLGIQLEQRGDDIFIPYQKNYTIESFIDGSIMTIADAPWPGLTPDLLSVFLVVAAKAKGSVLIHQKMFESRLFFVDKLIDMGAQIILCDPHRATVIGQGNHLHLRASTMSSPDIRAGIALLIAALCAEGTSTIHNIDQIDRGYQDIDIRLNALGANIKRI; the protein is encoded by the coding sequence ATGTCGTCATTTCAAATTGAGGGTGGTCGTCGACTCTCAGGATCTATAACACCACAAGGTGCAAAAAACGAAGCATTACAAGTAATTTGTGCTGTACTTCTTACCTCCGAAAGCATTACCATTAGTAATATCCCGGATATACTTGATGTAAATAATCTCATAAGCCTACTAGGAGATATGGGGGTTGATATCAAACGGGAAAACGCAAACACCTACACATTTAAAGCAGACAAGGTCAATCTGGATTATCTTCAGACAGAAGATTTTTACAGTAAAAGTGCATCCTTACGAGGTTCGGTTATGATTGTCGGCCCACTCGTTGCCAGATTTGGCAAAGCCATTATTCCAAAACCCGGAGGCGATAAAATCGGACGTCGCAGGTTAGACACTCACTTTATAGGAATTCAAAAACTTGGCGCCGAATTTCATTATGACCCATCGGCGAAACGTTACGAAATTGAAGCCAAAAAGCTAACCGGTTGCTACATGTTGCTCGACGAAGCATCGGTTACCGGAACTGCCAATATATTGATGGCTGCTGTAATGGCAGAAGGTATTACCACCATTTACAATGCAGCCTGTGAACCTTATTTGCAACAGCTCTGCAAGATGCTGAATGCCATGGGGGCGAAAATATCGGGAGTTGGTTCAAACCTGCTGACAATAGAAGGAGTGACTAAACTGAACGGCTGCCAGCATCGTATTTTGCCCGATATGATTGAGGTAGGTAGTTTCATTGGAATGGCTGCTATGACAGCTTCTGAAATTACAATCAAAGATGTAGCCTACAACGAACTGGGAATTATCCCTGACAGTTTCCGCCGACTGGGTATTCAACTAGAGCAACGAGGCGATGATATTTTTATTCCCTATCAAAAAAACTATACCATAGAATCGTTCATCGATGGTTCCATCATGACAATTGCCGATGCACCCTGGCCCGGACTCACGCCAGACTTACTCAGTGTTTTTCTGGTTGTTGCTGCCAAAGCAAAAGGGAGTGTACTCATTCACCAGAAAATGTTTGAAAGCCGCCTGTTTTTTGTTGATAAGCTAATAGACATGGGTGCTCAGATTATTTTATGTGACCCACACCGGGCAACTGTAATCGGACAGGGAAATCATCTTCATCTACGCGCTTCTACCATGAGTTCACCTGATATTCGTGCCGGAATTGCGTTACTAATTGCAGCACTTTGTGCCGAAGGAACAAGTACCATTCATAATATCGACCAAATTGATCGGGGATATCAGGATATTGACATCAGGTTGAATGCATTGGGTGCAAATATAAAAAGAATATAA
- a CDS encoding GNAT family N-acetyltransferase, with protein MKPIIPPVDKEILKQELSTDKFLRPTNKAHNEIYVTTAHDSPNVMREIGRLREISFRSSGGGTGEEIDTDEYDYMEKPYYQLIVWDPIALEIIGGYRYLPGADVDFDEKGQPKFVMSHLFTFSDKFIKEFLPYTVELGRAFVQPDYQTSKMGTKSLFALDNLWDGLGALTHTVKKARYFIGKVTIYDHYPVTARELIYEYMYRYFPDPDSMISPKKPIHVSLENEQVAKKIFVGNDSSSDYKTLQKTIRHEGVCIPSMFNAYIGLSDTMRFFGSIFDPDFGSVYESGIMITMADLLETKRKRYIDSYLEYLKKVIEERKAAREAKHAEKLARKLLRAELKQKKKQGK; from the coding sequence ATGAAACCAATAATACCACCAGTTGACAAAGAAATTCTAAAGCAAGAACTTTCGACAGACAAATTTTTACGACCCACCAATAAAGCTCATAACGAGATATACGTGACTACTGCACACGATTCTCCTAATGTCATGCGTGAAATTGGACGCTTACGTGAAATTTCGTTTCGGTCGAGCGGTGGTGGCACAGGCGAAGAAATTGATACGGATGAATATGATTACATGGAAAAACCATATTATCAACTAATTGTATGGGATCCGATCGCGCTGGAAATAATTGGAGGATATCGTTATTTACCCGGAGCCGATGTAGACTTCGATGAAAAAGGACAACCTAAGTTTGTGATGTCTCATTTATTCACATTCTCAGACAAATTTATTAAAGAATTTCTTCCTTATACAGTCGAATTGGGTAGAGCCTTTGTTCAACCCGATTATCAAACCTCTAAAATGGGTACCAAAAGCCTTTTCGCACTTGACAACTTGTGGGATGGGCTTGGAGCTTTGACTCATACAGTAAAAAAGGCTCGCTACTTTATTGGCAAAGTTACCATCTACGATCATTATCCTGTTACAGCTCGCGAACTGATTTACGAATACATGTATCGTTATTTCCCCGATCCGGATAGCATGATAAGTCCTAAAAAACCAATTCATGTAAGTCTCGAGAATGAACAGGTGGCTAAAAAAATATTTGTAGGAAATGATTCATCTTCAGACTACAAAACGCTTCAAAAAACCATCAGACACGAGGGAGTTTGTATTCCGTCGATGTTTAATGCCTATATTGGATTATCTGACACCATGCGCTTTTTTGGTTCTATCTTTGACCCCGATTTTGGTTCGGTTTACGAATCAGGAATTATGATTACAATGGCCGATCTATTGGAAACCAAACGCAAAAGATATATTGATTCTTACTTAGAGTACCTTAAAAAGGTAATAGAAGAACGAAAAGCAGCCCGTGAAGCCAAGCATGCTGAAAAATTGGCGAGAAAACTGCTGCGTGCGGAACTTAAACAGAAAAAGAAACAAGGGAAATGA
- the recN gene encoding DNA repair protein RecN, whose amino-acid sequence MLKSLHISNYALITELDIDFQSGFSVITGETGAGKSIILGALSLILGQRADSKSIKIDAEKCVIEAEFDISNYTHLSDFFIQNDLDNEESSCLIRRELTSSGKSRAFINDTPVSLNVIRDLSNRLLDIHSQHENLLLSNVGYQLDVVDTIAQNSVQLNAYRQSYQLWRSLQSELKQLQKSAEKQASDLDYIQFQFQQLTDAKLDANEQAELEMEQDTLSHAEEIKTQLLKAGQLMSDESMSLDLLKETIQAVSHIKAYIPDGNDWYERLQSAFIELKDISSEISSYEERVEFNPERLSVVESRLSELFTLQKKYKVTSVAELIELRDDFGKQLQRIESFDEELEMLNVKLAQAHEQLELDAQSLTKSRQEACKPIESYLVEQLIKLGIPNIQFIVEISPESEFTENGNDQVQFLFSANKNRAPQPVTQIASGGEVSRLMLSIKSLVAHKADLPTIIFDEIDTGVSGEIAHRMGEIMRTMSTDMQVITITHLPQIAGKGAQHYSVFKDDTGLQTQTHIRRLNDEERLVELAQMLSGKNITEAALKNAKELLQN is encoded by the coding sequence ATGCTGAAATCGCTACACATTTCAAATTATGCTTTAATCACAGAATTAGATATTGATTTTCAATCTGGTTTTTCGGTTATAACCGGAGAAACCGGTGCCGGAAAATCGATTATTCTTGGTGCTTTGTCTCTTATTTTGGGACAACGTGCCGATTCTAAATCTATCAAAATTGACGCGGAGAAATGTGTTATTGAGGCTGAATTTGATATCTCCAATTATACCCATCTGTCAGATTTTTTCATTCAAAATGATTTGGATAATGAAGAAAGCAGTTGTTTGATTCGGCGCGAGTTAACAAGCAGTGGTAAATCCCGGGCATTTATTAATGACACGCCTGTTAGTTTGAATGTAATACGCGATTTGAGTAACAGACTTCTTGATATTCATTCGCAGCACGAGAATTTGTTGCTTTCGAATGTGGGTTATCAGTTGGATGTTGTGGATACGATTGCTCAGAACTCTGTGCAGTTAAATGCTTATCGTCAGTCGTATCAACTGTGGCGAAGTCTCCAATCTGAACTCAAACAGTTACAGAAATCTGCCGAAAAACAAGCCTCTGATTTGGATTACATACAATTTCAGTTTCAGCAACTCACAGATGCAAAATTAGATGCTAATGAGCAAGCAGAACTGGAAATGGAGCAGGATACATTGAGTCATGCCGAAGAGATAAAAACCCAACTGCTGAAAGCCGGTCAGTTGATGAGCGATGAAAGCATGTCGCTTGATTTACTTAAGGAAACCATTCAGGCCGTATCGCATATTAAAGCTTATATTCCTGATGGCAACGACTGGTATGAAAGGTTACAATCTGCATTCATAGAACTGAAAGATATTTCGTCTGAAATAAGCTCATACGAAGAACGTGTAGAGTTTAATCCGGAGCGCTTGTCAGTTGTTGAAAGTAGACTGAGCGAGTTGTTTACGCTTCAAAAGAAATATAAAGTAACATCGGTTGCCGAACTGATTGAGTTGCGCGATGACTTTGGCAAACAGCTGCAACGTATTGAATCGTTTGATGAAGAATTGGAAATGCTGAATGTAAAGCTAGCGCAGGCACATGAGCAATTAGAGTTGGATGCACAATCTTTGACCAAAAGCAGGCAGGAAGCTTGTAAACCAATAGAATCATATCTGGTGGAGCAGTTGATTAAGCTGGGAATACCAAATATACAATTTATAGTTGAAATTAGCCCTGAAAGTGAATTTACCGAAAACGGAAATGATCAGGTTCAGTTTCTTTTCTCTGCAAATAAAAACCGCGCGCCTCAGCCGGTTACTCAAATAGCATCGGGAGGTGAGGTGTCTCGTTTAATGCTGTCGATTAAATCACTTGTGGCTCATAAAGCAGACTTGCCAACCATTATATTTGATGAAATAGACACGGGAGTGTCCGGTGAGATAGCACATCGTATGGGCGAAATAATGCGAACTATGAGTACAGACATGCAGGTGATTACCATTACTCATTTACCGCAAATTGCAGGGAAAGGTGCACAGCACTATTCTGTATTTAAAGATGATACCGGACTTCAAACCCAAACTCATATACGAAGGCTAAATGATGAAGAACGCCTGGTAGAATTGGCACAAATGTTAAGTGGTAAGAACATTACTGAAGCTGCTTTGAAGAATGCAAAGGAATTACTTCAAAATTAG
- a CDS encoding DUF4835 family protein: MKYYLLLFSIFLTIGSISAQELNCTVQINSDQIQGTNKSVFNTLQKSISDFMNNRKWTELSFGNTERIECTLNIIIKKVDSDVFTSEIQVQSRRPIFNSAYNSTLFNFRDQQFTFNYKEFDQLEINQNAITSNLTAVLAYYAYIIIGYDMDSYSRLGGTAYFQSAESIVNSAQGADMTGWKAFESTRNRYALVNNLLDEAFKRYRNYFYEYHRLGLDEMSNNATNARARIAEGLPFLREANRSRPSAVVISSFLEAKNDELVNVFSKGSTQEKSEAIEILTDINPTQSDRYSQILKTY; the protein is encoded by the coding sequence ATGAAATATTACCTGTTGTTATTTAGTATTTTTCTGACAATCGGATCGATAAGTGCACAGGAACTTAATTGTACAGTTCAGATAAATTCAGATCAGATTCAGGGAACGAATAAATCTGTTTTCAATACTCTTCAAAAGTCCATTTCTGATTTTATGAATAACAGAAAATGGACTGAATTATCGTTTGGCAATACCGAACGGATAGAGTGCACATTGAATATAATAATTAAGAAAGTTGACAGTGATGTTTTTACTTCTGAAATTCAGGTACAATCGCGTCGTCCGATATTTAATTCTGCATACAACAGTACGCTTTTTAATTTTAGAGATCAGCAGTTCACGTTCAATTACAAAGAGTTTGATCAGTTGGAGATTAATCAAAATGCAATTACTTCCAACCTCACAGCTGTGTTAGCATATTATGCTTATATTATTATCGGATACGATATGGATTCTTACTCGCGCTTGGGAGGTACTGCATATTTTCAGTCAGCAGAAAGTATAGTGAATTCTGCTCAAGGTGCTGATATGACTGGCTGGAAAGCGTTTGAAAGCACAAGAAACCGGTATGCATTGGTAAACAATTTGCTTGATGAGGCTTTTAAAAGATATAGAAACTACTTCTATGAATACCATAGGTTAGGATTGGATGAAATGAGTAATAATGCAACAAATGCGCGTGCCCGCATTGCTGAAGGTTTGCCGTTTCTGCGTGAAGCTAATCGCTCCAGACCATCGGCAGTTGTTATTTCATCATTCTTAGAAGCTAAAAACGATGAATTGGTAAATGTATTTTCCAAAGGATCTACACAGGAAAAGAGTGAAGCAATTGAGATTTTGACAGATATTAATCCCACTCAATCAGACAGGTATTCACAAATATTGAAAACTTATTAA